gtgtgtctcataattttataaacttctatcaggtctcccctcagcctctgctccagagaaaacaacccaagtttgtccaacctctccttgtagcacatgccctctaatccagccagcatcctggtgaacctcttctgcacgctctccaaatCCTGTAGTGGATTAGCTCGCCGGGtagcacagtcggcatggatgagctgggctgaagggcctgtgtctgtgctgtgtgactctatgactaatctaGAGCGGTCACTCTTACCGACGAAGACCTTCACCCTAACCCTTCCTGAGCTGGGTGAGAGGGGTGCCATTGGAGGAAAGCTGACGCGGTCTGTCGGATGTCGGTTTGGTTTCTGGCTGTGCAGAGCGAGAAGGAGAGCTATTGGGCTGAGTGATTTCCCCACTCCCACCTTCCCATTACCTCACTCCCATTTTCCCTGACAGTTCAGAGTTTTGAACGGAAGCGAGGGACTGTCTATTATTATCATGTGCTTGTTGTTAGACCACTTTTATCATGGGATGAAGTAAGTAAGGCTTGTTGGGTCTGTATTTGTCCTGTAACAATCTTGGATCGAGTGCAGGACACTGTCTTGATCTGTTTCCTGTTGCTATTTGGATAAATCAGTAAAtaaactcttcctcctccaccacctctctccccaccccccccccccccccccaaaaccagaAACTAAATCCATTCAAAAAAAAGTCCCCTCttttccactccctcccccccgcccccccactccAATACGTGGAGTTTTGACAGTTATTTTTGGACACCCTTCCCTCTGGACCCTGCCAGAGGAAATCAAAGCTAGCACAACAGCGGAGCACAATGTGCCTTGACGCACATTCTAAGGAAcactttttcaaaaaaagaaGTTGTGCACTTGGCTGTGCTCCCAGGAGTAGTGCTTGGCTGCTTTCTGTTGTAGGTGGGGGAGCCCCATGACCACAACACAGCAGTCAGAATGTCTGGTCCCATTACTGCTGTGCTGTGCTCGCTCgctgacctttaccacagccttgccCCTTCCATCTCCAGCTCCTGTCAGGACTAACTGATCCTAATCCTGATCCCCATTAACCTTCTCGTAACGCacgcagtcttttttttccccccagggttgggaatcaggAATCAAAgagtgcacaggtttaagatgagaggggagagatttaatagaaaactgaggggcaacttcattgCCCATAGGGTGGTCCATATGTaggatgaagtggtagaggcaggtacattaacagcttttagaaacatagaaaacctacagcacaattcaggcccttcggcccacaaagctgtgccgaacatgtccctaccttagaaattactaggcttacccatagccctctatttttctcagctccatatacctatccaacagtctcttaaaagaccctatcgtatccgtctccaccactgttgccggcagcccattccacgcactcgccactctgagtaaaaaaaaacttacccctgacatctcctctgtacctactccccagcaccttaaacctgtgtcctcttgtggccactatctcagccttgggggaaaaagccgctgactatccacacaatcaatgcctctcatacacctctatcaggtcacccctcatcctccgtcgcttcaaggagaaaaggccgagttcactcaacctgttttcatgaggcatgctccccaatccaggcagcatccttgtaaatctcctctgcagcctttctatggcttccacattcttcctgtagtgaggcaaccagaactgagcacagtactccaagtggggtctgaccagggtcctatatagctgcagcattacctctcggctcctaaattcaattccccgattgatgaaggacattacaccatatgccttcctaaccagagtcaacctgtgcagctgctttgagcgtcctatggacttggaccccaagatccctctgatcctccacacttctaaaagacacctggacaggtacatgagggacatgggccaaacttgggcaaatgggactggcgtagaggggaatcttggtcggcatggaccagttgggccaaagggcctgtttctgtgctgtatgtgacTCTAATGTCCTCCCTGCCCAATTAGggtaagctagagagggtgcagaaaagattcacacggatgttgctgggactggagggcttgagttatagggagagactggataggctgggattgcttTCCTCGGAAAGGGCGAGACCACaccaggaatattgtgtgcagttctggtcattgtactattggaaggatgtgattcagctggagagggggcaggaaagattcacggggatgttgctgggatcggagggctcgagttataaggagaggctggacgagctggggctgttttccctggagcgaaggaggctgaggggtgaccttatggaggtttataaaatcatgaggggtgtaggtaatgtgcatggtcagtctttttccccagggtagggggagtctaaaactagagggtgtaggtttaaggtgagaggggaaagatttaaaggggcaagtttttctacatatagggtggtgggtacatggaatgaactgccagaggaagtggtggaggtgtgtacaattacaccatttgaaatatatttggatgggtacgtggatatcatagaacagtacagcacaatacaggccctttggcccacaatgttatgccgaccattaaacctcacctaagactatctaaccccttcttcccacatatccctctattttaaattcctccatatgcttatctagcaatctcttgaatttgatcaatgtacctgcctccaccaccgccccaggcagaacattccacgccccaaccactctctgggttaaaaaaaacctttctttgatatctcccttgaacttcccacccattactttaaagccatgccctcttgtattgagcacggatatgaaagattgagagggatgtgggccaaacgcaggcaaatgggacgagctcaggaagccactgtggtcagcatggacgagttgggccgaagggcctgtttccctgctgcatgactATGATTTTTATTAAATGTGTTTCTCAATGAATGCTCTTGCCTACTgcatgctagtccagtaacttaaccatcgTACTACCAGATACCAAGCGACAAAATTAAAAGTTATCTTTCTTGTTAATCTTCTATGGATTTGCAATGGAAAACTAATGAAGTGAGActgattttaaaactgaggtaagaTGGTGcactagtagagccactgacttTCAGCTCTAAGGACTGAGGTatgttcctgacctctggtgctgtctgtacgtggagcttgcacgttctccttgtgaccgcgtgggcttcctcccagACCCTGTGGGTGTGCCAGCTTGGTGGGTTAATAGGCTACTGTGAATTGTCCCCTaatataggtgggtggtagaagaatGTGATGGGGTGGGGGCTGGTGATATGATGAGTGCAGATgggaagtattggtttattattgtcacttgtactgaggtacagtgaaaaacctgtctcgcataccattcgtacaggtcaattcattacacagtgccgttacattgagttagtacagagtgcattgatgtagtacaggtaaaaacaataacagtacagagtgaagtatggctacagagagagtgcagtgcaataaggtgcaaggtcacaacaaggtaggtcgtgggGTACAGGTCTTCCTGAGATGATGAAGGGGCTTTATTTTTACCGATGTCCATGAGtcgattttgtgtattttctgactaaaATCACTtgacctcatcatggccccttgcactttatttctctgcctgcactgcactctgaaaATGTaccaccatattctgcattctgtttctctttttactacctcaatgtactcgcGTACggaatgagctgtctggatggcacgcaaacaaaagcttctcactgtatctcggtacatgtggcaatagtaCTCCAGTAaccaataggtttaaggtgtgaggggaaagatttaaaggagacctgaggggcaacttctttcacgcagagggtggtgggtatatgaaatgagctagGACAGActctgtcatagagttatacagcatggaaacaggcccttcggcccaattggtccatgccaaccaagattcccatctaagcctcgtttggcccatacccctcttaaacctttcctattcgcGTACCTGGCCTTCCAATTTGCAATCATGCTAGGACGGAGTCATAcagagctgtcagagaaagtggtggatacaataatgacattaaagagacatttagatgggtATATacataggaaaagtttagagggatatgggactagctcaggcaggcaacttataccagataagatttatttattagtcacgtgtacatcgaaacacacagtgaaatgcatcttttgtgtagagtgttctggggggcagcctgcaagtgtcaccacacttccggcaccaacatagcatgcccacaacttcctaactcgtacgtctttggaatgtgggaggaaaccggaggaaacccacgcagatgcggggagaacgtacaaactccttacagacaatggccggcattgaacccaggtcgttagacgagttgggccgaagggcccgtttctgtgctgtataactacgaATAAGTGGATTGTCTTTGGGCTCTAATTAGTGGGgtaccccagggattggtgcttgggacCCCAGCTATTTTACAGTCTATATGAAGTAGACGGGAAACCAGTTTTatctatctttttaaaaaaaaagcctcaagTTTCTTGGGGACACGAGAGGGAgtggaggtgctggaatctggtgcaacatacacaacactggaggaactcggtgggtcaaggcagcattggtgggggggggggagatggaaaATGGATGTCAGCTGACCATTCCCttcatggacgctgcctgacctgccgagttcctacATCAGTTTCTTGGGGTTATTTTATTTTTGGACGTGCTCTGATTTTTGTCCTGTGTCGTTGAGTGTCATAACCCTGTCTTGCAGATTTTGGCGTGTCTCCATACCTGCCCAGAGAGGGGCACTGGTGCAGTGTGGCGTATTGGGAGCACAGGACCAGAGTGGGCCGTCTCTACGCGGTCCACGAGCCTTCGGTGGGCGTTTTCTGCGACCTGCCCCGCGGCAACGGCTTCTGCCTGGGCCAGCTGCACGTGGCGAATCGCCACGAGATGGTGAGGCGGACGCGGGGCAAGATCGGCGGCGGGGTTCTGCTGAGCAGGGAGCGGGACGGGGTCTGGGTCTACAACCGCAGCCAGCACCCCGTCTTCGtcaactcccccaccctgggcCTTCCCAGCTCCCGCCTGCTGTCTGTCCACAAGGTGCTGCCCGGCTACTCCGTCAAAGTCTTCGACTACGCCAAGTCGTGTGCCTTGCAGCGGGCGGCCGCCCCCCCTGATCTTTCCGACGGCCCCTACGATCCCAACAGTGTCCGGATAAGCTTCGCGAAAGGCTGGGGCCCCTGCTATTCCAGGCAGTTCATCACTTCGTGCCCCTGCTGGTTGGAGATACTGCTGAACCACTCTTGAAGGATTGTCCTCCTTGCTGATAGgaatccttccctctccctcctcccacctccttgCCACCTTTTTGCCTCTTGCTGTTCCTGGTGAGGCCAGTTGGAACCTTGCTGGACTTTGCTGGTTCCGGGGGTTGGTGCTGGGGGAGATTACCCTGCTAGTGAcctcctcctctgccagctcCCCACTGTCCTTTCTGGTTTCCCTCCAACCTCCCCGAACAATCTGCCCTCAGCTTCaagccccctcccccttccccaacccccccacacctTGCCGCACTTCCCGTCCTCGGGCCGAGGACCCATCGTAATGTCGAGTTGCCTGGTGAGGATCGTTTTGGATGTTGATCTCTCCCTTTCTgccagctccctctgcaccacgAACCCACTATTGAGCATCAGGCCACAATTCCTCAAGAGCTCTTCAGTCCAGCCTcgctctcccacctcctccagctCCAGGATTCCTGGTAGACCCTTCGTTTTGGGCTGTTTCTCTCCTGCAGGTTTGCCTCCTTCCTAACatgaccaccccctcccccagcctgtTCGTCTTTCCTGTAGAACCCCACCAGATTTCGTGGTGGTTCGCGTACTAATGGCCTCTGCACatgctgtgcgcagttctggtcactacaggaaggaagagactacgctggagagggtgcggaggagatacCCCAGCGCGgggcctgggatggagtgtttccattatgaggagaggctggaggtTGAGGGGGGGGGATCTGATAGGTGTACAGAATtgtggggggatggtggtggtagaTAATAAGAATCTTTCCCACTTGGTGCAAGTGTCTAGGACAaagagggcatggtttaaggcgagaggtaggagatttggaCGGGATCTGAGGGTGATTTTTCTttctcctgggggggggggggggttggaatctggaacgcactgcctgagggggcctTGGAGGCAGAgacacagcatttaagaagcatcggAACAGGCTCTTGAATCGCCAAGGTCTAGAAGGCTATGGACTCAACACGGgtgatgggattagtgcagagagctacagtggtcagcacggaaatAGTGGGCAACTATGACACAACTGAGTATCTTCTCTCTGCGTGTACTTTCAAAATCCTTTCCAATAGATTTTAAAGATCGCCAAGTTTGCAGGGAAGAAGGATCCCCATCCGTAAATGAGAGTTTTTACTCTTCAGTGTCATCTTGCGAATGGATTTATTTCAGTGGTAGGAGAGGTGAATAAATCTTAACTTTTTTTCCTTCCCttggacccccccccaccccctttcaaatcccaccttggggGTTCCTTGTGTTTGTAAAAGTGTGCACACACTGTGTCGGAGTCCCTGCCTGCACTGCGATGTCCTCGTTGGGCTTCGTGCGTTGTTGAGGCAAGAGTGGTGCAGCGGGCAGAGCTGtcgcttcacagctccagagacctgggtttgatcccgacctccggtgctgtgtgtgtgtggagcttgcacgttctccctgtaaccgcgtGGGTTTGGGTTTCcacccgggtgctccagttccttcccacaccccaacaacgtgcggggtgggtgggttaattggccccttagtgtgtgggtgaggggtagcatctggggagggggagggatgtgaGAATGGGTTGAGAGGAAcgtgaggaggataaaatgggatgtgtgtaaatgggtgatggATGGTTGGCAGATACTTGATGGGCCAGAGTGCTTGGATATGATGTGTTGGAGCAGTGAATACCTTGGCATGATTTGTCAAGGGAGGGTAGTGAGCTTGAGGATGGAAAAATGTCTGATTAAACCCTTTCTTGTATCGAAGTGAGGCAAAATATTTTAATCGCAACCCAACGCTTGCCTGCGTCCTAGTTTGGGGGAAGTCTTGCTGCCCAGAAGAGTTCCAGTTGAACTCTTGAGTAAGGGGTGTGTGCCCGTTCTCATTCTCCACATTTGCACCCCTTTCTTTCCACCTCCCGCCCCCCCAAGGGCTGTTGTCTACCCAGGCAAAGGACTTCTAAATGGGGATGTCCAACAGCTGGGAATTATGCAGACTGATGTgtgtaaaatcctgaggggcattgatagggtgaacgcactcagtctttttcccagggttgggaaatcgagaactagaggttgtggatttaaggtgagaggggagagagatttaataggaacttgaggggcaacaaagggtggtgggtatgtggaacgagctgccagaggaggtggttgaggcaggtacatgaacaacatttaaaagacagttggacaggaacatggatgggagaggtttggaaggttatgggccacacgtgggcaaatgggactagcttggatgggagtcttggtcggcatggatgaattggaccaaagggcctatttctgtgctgtatgactctataatgggagggtggggtggtgcagcaggtagagcaaCTGCCTCGCAGccctggagacccgggttcgatcccgacttccagcattgtctgtgtccgtgtgtggagtttgcacgttctgtgaccctgtgggtttccctcaggtgctctggtttcctcctgcattccaaagatgtgtgggttggtgggctagttggtcactgtaagttggccccctagtgtgtgggtgaggggtgggagtaGTGGCAGGGGGTTGACAGGCATGcgagagagaacaggttgcaggTAAAGTAAGTGGGGATTGTGGTTGCTTTGAGTGTTGGCATAgaactgatggactgaatggccttgtgTTGTAAGGATATACAATAGTCAATGAGGAAATCTGTGTTTTGGCTGCTGTTGTGAATTGCAAGACAAACAGTTAGTGGGATCTGCTTGTGCACAAGTGACAGGCCTGTATGTGCACTACCAGAGTTGTATCAGTATATCTACCACTGGCTGTCCCTCATTACACTGTACAAGACATGGGCAACCTTTCgccctaacccccccccccccccacacacacaccagttcATTGAAGGGGAGTGGACTGGCATGTCTTGAGGGAGAAGTTGTTGCAGGAgcacagggaaatgaggagagatgGTACTACTCTGGGAACCAGCAGGGACCCTGGGGCCATATCACACTCCTCCTGGGTTATAGGACACAAGCATACAGTACCTGCTGACCAAATGACTGGCTTTGCGAGTGATGGACTTGCGATTTCACTTGGAAATGCAATGGAAAAGGATTTGAGATTAACCTTTGAATTGACCTTTGGAGGGCTGTAGAGGAACACAGGAGACTATCAAAGAGCTAGTATGGGCCCGATAGCTCCACGTTCTTGACATTGTATGTGCTGTATAGGAGCATGACTACAAACATGCCTTGCATTTCAGAAGTCAGGAGAACCCagccaacaaaacaaaacacaccATAAACATGGACAGGAAATAGTCGGCAGGTCACACAGCATTCACGGAGAGAGAACCAGGACTAACGTTTCAAGCTGATGATACTTTGATCAAAAATTATGGCAGGGCTATGTGTGTTAATTGGAAGGGGGAGCTGGAGCGGCTGGGGGTAAAGCAGCCACAACTGTAGCTTGGAAGGTTTTGTGCAGTCCAGTTTAGATGGGTGCCATTTATATATGGATCTGAACCAACCTGTCCCAGTGCAGAGACTTAATCTCCCTCcttcccatctgcctatcagccctcctcacctggatccacccattgcttgctccaccctttcccctcacctctttatactgtctccccccactctcagtcctgatgaagggtctcgaccctaaacatcgactgtccatttccctccacagatgctgcctgacctgctgagttcctccagcatcttgcgcgttgctccaggttccagcatctgcggtcactTGTCTCTGTCTTAATTCCCCCCTTTTTTATGGGTGTGATGTTTTCTACCCATTATCATGGTATCTTTTtggttattttttaaacaaagtggATGGATGGTGCCCAGTAAAGCTGATCAGGTCCTGTGACTTGAGTAAGAAATTGGACAGCAGAGATGGGTGGGAGATGACCTTTCCCCACTGATGCCGCCTGGCAGCATCCTTATTATTGTGACTTGAGTTTCCTTGTTGGTAAGACTAACTATTctggtcatagtcatacagcagggatacaggccctttggctcaaccagtctgtgccaaccacagtgcccacccagccagtcccaatttccagcgttcggcccatatccctccaagcctcgcccctccatgtacctgtccaagtgcttcttaaatgatactgttgtactgtacctgcctcagccacttcctctggcagctcattccatagacccaccacctctgtgtggaaaaagttgcccccttttttaaatctctcaccctgaacctatgcccctcCAGTTTTcggttcccctaccctggggaaaagaccgttaccGTCCACCATTGGTGTTTGGGGAAGATCTTGTGCGTGAACATCTCTGCATAATCTTTGGTCAAATGTTACTCGAGTGGAGCTCCCTCGTCTCTCTTGTGCAGGTGGCTGTTTGATAAACAATTTGGACCAAATCAGTTGGGTTGATTTTTGTTGTAAACCTCTCCGCAAGGTGGAATTCCACTCATTTATACAGGAATTTCACTCAACTTTAATACTGATAATCCATTGATGCCCATCTCGGAGGGGACCAGCTGTTGGGAATGAATTGTCCCCACTGGCTTCTCTGGTATCTGGTTTTGTATGTTAAAAAACCTCCTGCTGCTCTTGCTATAAGAGTCAATGTCTGATTCCATTGGGCTACCTCTCCCCACTAGGTGATCCTGGTGTCGGTCTGTTTCTTTGTTGGTCAGTTCTGTTTGTCACAGACGTGACCCCCTTTTACAATGATAAAGGAGTGCACTGCTTTGTAAGACCACTTCAACTCACTGCCACTCTTCAAAATGCATTAATGGCAAATCACACAGCCACAAATCTTAACGGGGCTCAATGCTTCCCCCGCACATCACGCCTGGAAGGACAGACTCTGGAGTTGGAATAGTGTGTGGTATCATTTTGTTTCTCTGTAGCCCCCTCATGTTCCTGCATGACAATTTTCTTTGCCCACTGGTGTGTGTCACTGAAATTCTAGCAACAACTTTGTACAGTGGAACTCTGATAATCCATcatccttgggactttggtagtggatttgcagattttccagactagtgGATGTTGCTCCTGTTAATATCCCAGCCcagatttaattcatttttacaCAATGGCGTAATAAACGTTTCAGTGCACGGGTTAAAGAGAGCATGGGGAACGCAACCCAGGAGCGTGGTAAACAGGACCCCGGTGAGCTTAAAGGGATCCATCTCCttgtgagccagatgccagacaatcggatagcagattattggaattgTACCACGCTTAGTTGGAGAACCATCAAAGCTGTTGATACCCATTTCCATCACTTGTACGTTAAAACAGATGCCAATATACGGACAAATTCTCCTTTGATTAGAGTTGATCAGAAGGAGAAACCTTCTCAATATATATGCTCAGATTTAATATAAagatttatattaaaatattataattgtaaATATGGAGGTGTTTACATAGTGATTATTTATGTATTTTCAAATGTATACAAGGACTACAAAGGAGACTAAATGCACTTTGTCAATTGCCAGTATATCACACCTAGCTATCCTTAAAGATGCTAAGTAAAATGTATGCTAATAAACTCACATTTTATTCACCTGGAGACTTTGTGTTGTACAGAGCGAATGGTGTGGGTTGTAATTTGCTTGCGTGACTCAAACCTGCAGAACCAAGGAGAACCATTTCATGATTACAGCTCTAATTTTGAAATTCTTGCACTTTTAAAGTTCCACTGTGACCTGCCTCATTATCCATGACCATCTCCATTCTGGTTTTAACTCTATCCTCCtgtcagcacatcacgaaaaccagcctcccctctgtggattctgtctacacttatcGCTGCTttgctaaagcagccaacataatcaaagaccccctcctaCCCTAGAcagtctctctcctcccccccccccccccatcttgcaGAGGATGcaaagtaccaccaggctcaaggacagcttctgtcccgctgttataagactattgaatggtcccctactatgataagatggactcttgacctcacaatctacctcattgtgacccttgccacttattgtctgcctccactgcactttctctgtaactaacactttattcagcattctgttattgcttttcccttgtactacctcgatgtactgatgtgatgaaatgatctgtatggatggcatgcaaaacaaagtttttcactgtccctcggtacacgtgacaataataaataacttttaatttaccaattttgtgtACCAATGATCGACACTGGTATCTCTTCCCATCTCTACAGTTCCCTGTTGTTATAGTTTTTTCAGGAAGTGTTGCaaactatatttctttctctgttgCTTAGTTTTTGGGATCTATTCACCATGCTTGGAAGTTTATCTTTTTCAGGCCCTGTACCTAGATTAAATGTAGCCTGGtggttgtcatagagtcacacagcacggaaacaggtcctttggaccaactggtccatgccaaccaagatgccatctaagccagtcctatttgcctgcattttgcccataaccctctaaacctttcccatccaggtacctgcccaagtaccttttaaaagttgttgtacctgcctcaaccacttcccctggcagctcgttccatatattatccaccctctgggtgaaaaagctgacccttgggttcctattagactgggcaggtacagtagtgtagcggctagcgtaacgctttacagcgccagcaactcgggttcaaatcctgccactgtaaggagtttgtacgttctccccatgtctgcgtgggtttcctctgggtgctccggtttcctcccacgttccaaagtcgtacgggttaggaagttgtgggcatgctatgttggtgccggaagtgtggcaacacttgcgggctgcccccagaacactctacgcaaaagatgcatttccctgtgtttcgatgtacatgtgactaataaagatatcttaaatctctcccctct
The sequence above is drawn from the Pristis pectinata isolate sPriPec2 chromosome 40, sPriPec2.1.pri, whole genome shotgun sequence genome and encodes:
- the LOC127587515 gene encoding mothers against decapentaplegic homolog 6-like, giving the protein MFSSRRSSAVRRLWRNRCVAAGQNEEPPASLKPITHSLFKRLRDDQLELLARAVEAGGAEERIGCVFLPRGEVNCWPQVLTCKLFRWPDLKHPHQLKRLCICECSRRAAEEAGVVCCNPYHFGRLCEPETPPPPYSKLSPSKNQNNIDDFLEHKLTHDHRAIEPSNNTSEIWPDFGVSPYLPREGHWCSVAYWEHRTRVGRLYAVHEPSVGVFCDLPRGNGFCLGQLHVANRHEMVRRTRGKIGGGVLLSRERDGVWVYNRSQHPVFVNSPTLGLPSSRLLSVHKVLPGYSVKVFDYAKSCALQRAAAPPDLSDGPYDPNSVRISFAKGWGPCYSRQFITSCPCWLEILLNHS